One window of the Thunnus albacares chromosome 3, fThuAlb1.1, whole genome shotgun sequence genome contains the following:
- the LOC122975189 gene encoding NACHT, LRR and PYD domains-containing protein 3-like has protein sequence MNTKEDLLNTLEDLKDDKFKKFKWFLEQPDILEGLQAIKACKLEKAERQDTVDLMVQTYQLPGAVEVTKKLLKKINRNNLLQSLSDSSSGPEEDGFIFCQRQFKSNLRKKFQSVFEGISKAGNPTLLNQIYTELYITEGGTAEVNDEHEVRHIEKASRKQDRPETTIRQEDIFKASPGGDKPIRTVMTKGVAGIGKTVLTQKFTLDWAEDKANQDIQFTFPFTFRELNVLKEEKYSLMELVHHFFTEIKEAGICRFEEIQVVFIFDGLDECRLPLDFHNNEILTDVTKSTSVDVLLTNLIRGKLLPSAHLWITTRPAAANQIPPECVSMVTEVRGFTDPQKEEYFRKRFRDEEQASTIISHIKTSRSLHIMCHMPVFCWITATVLEDVLKSIESGELPKTLTEMYIHFLVVQTKMKKVKYDGGAETDPHWNKKNRKMIVSLGKLAFEQLQKGNLIFYESDLTECGIDIRAASVCSGVFTQIFKEERGLYQDKVFCFVHLSVQEFLAALHVHLTFINSGVNLLAEKQSTSLHSKRSKTTKLTHLYQSAVDGALQSPNGHLDLFLRFLLGLSLQTNQTLLQGLLTQKGSSSLTNQETVDYIKEKISENLSAERSINLFHCLNELNDHSLVEKIQQSLSSGSLSTDKLSPAQWSALVFILLSSEKDLDVFDLKKYSASEEALLRLLPVVKASNKALLSGCNLSERCCGALSSVLSSQSSSLRELDLSNNDLRDSGVKLLSAGLESRHCTLKTLSLSGCVITEEGCASLASALRSNPSHLRELDLSYNHPGDSGVKLLKDPQCRLDTLRLDHGGEQRLKPGLRKYACELTLDTNTAHRNLKLSDNNRKVTAVEEEQPYPDHPERFDHWYELLCRDGLTGRCYWEVEWRGEVQISVTYRGISRKGNTGLSMFGGNNQSWGLRCHDDDPYLYNVWHNYVTMYAPSFSSVSNKVAVYVDYPAGTLSFYRVSSDTLIHLHTFNTTFTEPLYAGFKVWGVGSSVSLCSV, from the exons TTTGTCAACGTCAATTCAAATCTAACCTGAGGAAGAAGTTTCagagtgtgtttgaggggatttctaaagcaggaaacccaacccttctgaatcagatctacacagagctctacatcacagagggagggactgcagaggtcaatgatgaacatgaggtcagacataTTGAAAAAGCATCCAGGAAACaagacagaccagaaacaaccatcagacaagaagacatctttaaagcctcacctggaGGAGataaaccaatcagaacagtgatgacaaagggagtggctggcattgggaaaacagtcttaacacagaagttcactctggactgggctgaagacaaagccaaccaggacatacagttcacatttccattcactttcagagagctgaatgtgctgaaagaggaaaagtaCAGCTTGatggaacttgttcatcacttctttactgaaatcaaagaagcaggaatctgcaggtttgaagagatccaggttgtgttcatctttgacggtctggatgagtgtcgacttcctctggacttccacaacaatgagatcctgactgatgttacaaagtccacctcagtggatgtgctgctgacaaacctcatcagggggaaactgcttccctctgctcacctctggataaccacacgaccggcagcagccaatcagatccctcctgagtgtgtcagcatggtgacagaggtcagagggttcactgacccacagaaggaggaaTACTTCAGGAAAagattcagagatgaggagcaggccagcacaatcatctcccacatcaagacatcacgaagcctccacatcatgtgccacatgccagtcttctgctggatcactgctacagttctggaggatgtgttgaaaagcatAGAGAGTGGAGAGCTGCCgaagaccctgactgagatgtacatccacttccttGTAGTTCAGACCAAAATGAAGAAGgtcaagtatgatggaggagctgagacagatccacactggaataaaaaaaacaggaagatgaTTGTTTCTCtaggaaaactggcttttgagcagctgcagaaaggcaacctgatcttctatgaatcagacctgacagagtgtggcatcgatatcagagcagcatcagtgtgctcaggagtgttcacacagatctttaaagaggagagagggctgtaccaggacaaggtgttctgcttcgtccatctgagcgttcaggagtttctggccgctcttcatgtccatctgacattcatcaactctggagtcaatctgctggcagaaAAACAATCAACCTCCCTGCACTCAAAAAGAAGCAAGACTACTAAACTGACACATCTCTACCAGAGTGCTGTTGATGGGGCCTTacagagtccaaatggacacctggatttgttcctccgcttccttctgggtctttcactgcagaccaacCAGACTCTCCTACAAGGTCTTCTGACACAGAAAGGAAGTAGCTCACTgaccaatcaggaaacagtcGACTACATCAAGGagaagatcagtgagaatctgtctgcagagagaagcattaatctgttccactgtctgaatgaactgaatgatcatTCTCTAGTGGAGAAGATCCAACAGTCCTTGAGttcaggaagtctctccacagataaactgtctcctgctcagtggtcagctctggtcttcatcttactgtcatcagaaaaagatctggacgtgtttgacctgaagaaatactctgcttcagaggaggctcttctgaggctgctgccagtggtcaaagcctccaacaaagctct gctgagtggctgtaatCTGTCAGAGAGATGCTGTGgagctctgtcctcagttctcagctcccagtcgtcaagtctgagagagcttgacttGAGTAACAATGACCTGcgggattcaggagtgaagctactctctgctggactggagagtcgACACTGTACACTGAAGACTCTCAG tctGTCAGGCTGTGTGAttacagaggaaggctgtgcttctttggcctcagctctgagatccaacccctcccatctgagagagctggatctgagctacaatcatccaggagactCAGGGGTGAAGCTGCTGAAGGATCCACAGTGCagactggacactctcag GCTGGATCATGGTGGAGAGCAGAGGCTGAAACCTGgtctgaggaagt atgcctgtgaactcacactggacacaaacacagcacacagaaacctcaaactgtctgacaacaacaggaaggtgacagcAGTGGAAGAGGAGCAgccatatcctgatcatccagagaGATTTGATCACTGGTATGAGCTGCTGTGTAGAGAtggtctgactggtcgctgttactgggaggtcgagtggagaggagaggttCAAATATCAGTGACTTACAGAGGAATCAGTAGGAAAGGAAACACTGGTCTCTCTATGTTTGGAGGAAATAATCAATCCTGGGGTCTGAGGTGTCATGATGATGATCCCTACTTATATAATGTCTGGCACAATTATGTTACAATGTATgccccctccttctcctctgtctctaacaaagtagcagtgtatgtggactatcctgctggcactctgtccttctacagagtctcctctgacacactgatccacctccacaccttcaacaccacattcactgaACCTCTGTATGCTGGGTTTAAAGTCTGGGGGGTCGGTTCttcagtttctctgtgttcagtgtag